Below is a window of Natronorubrum halophilum DNA.
GCTTTCAGTGGGCGGGGTTTACGTCGCAAGCGGGTAGCTATCGTTCGAATAGAGAGTCGTCTGTCGTCTCTCGGCGAGGAGCGCCGGCCCTCGGTGTCGTTCTTTCGTCGGGTGATCAGGCTCGATCGACCGGTACTCAACCGATCCACGCGAGCGGTTCGAACCAGACCGCGAAGACGAGCACGGCCAGAAAGACGTACGAGCCGCGAATGAGCAACATCGTCGCGATATCGGGACCGGCTCGGCGGGCGACGAGCGCGACCGCGCCGAAAGCGAGCGCCGCGAACACCGCCGTCGGCGGAAACACTCGAGCGACGGCGAAGCCGACCACGACGAGGAGCGCCGTCACCATCAGGCCGTAGGCGACCGCGTACGCCCGGTGCGGGCCGACCGTTACGGCAACGGTTCGCTTTTCGATCGAGCGGTCGTACGCGTAATCCTGCGCGTCGTCGATGACCTTGATTCCCGAGAGCAGCAGGAGGAAGACGAGGGCGAAGCCGAGCGGGACGGCGGCGATCGTTTCGGCCTGCACGTAGAATCCGCCGAGTAGCGAGAGCGCGATCCCGAGCGGGTAGCCGACCGTCGCGGTCACGGGATGCATATCCAGCTGTGGCGCGTGATGGTACGCGATCACCCACGTCGGGAGCGTCAGCGCGACCGCGACCCAGTTGACGAAGACTAACAGGAGGAGACAACACAGCGCGAACACCGCCGTCGAGAGCGCGAGACCGACGTGACAGCCGCGCTCGGTCAGCGGATGCGCGTCGTCCTCGCCGCGGACGTGGAAGTCGACGTAGCCGTCCTTGACGTGAGCGGTGTAGACCGCCGCGAACATCGCGACGACGTGCACTATCGCGAGCGTCGGCTCGACGCTCCGGGCGAGTATCGCGCCGAACAGCGACGCGGCGAGCGGCGGCGTCATGAAGACGGGATGGATCTGCGACCAGAACGCCCGCGCGGTTGCTCCAGCGCCGGTCTCGTTTCTCGCGAGGGCCATGCCTCGAGTGACAACGAACTGGCCCATAATACCCGTCCCAGCACGCCGCGTGTTGCAATCGACGGACGACGAACCGGTGTGGGGCTCCGAAACACACAGTTTGATGTACCGTCCCGTGCCACGAGCGACCATGACAGACGGCTACACCGGTGCCGAGCTTTTCACCGACGCGCTCGAGTCCTACGGCGTCGACTACGTCTTCGGGAATCCCGGCACGACGGAGCTCCCGATCATGGAGGCGATCGGGCAAAGCGACCTCGAGTACGTTCTGGGGCTGCACGAGGACATCGCGGTGGGGATGGCGTCCGGCTACGCCCAGACGCGGCGCTACCACTCCCACCACGACGATTCGGTGCGCCCGGTCGGGGTGGCCAATCTCCACATCGCACCCGGGTTGGCCCACGGGCTGGGGAACCTCTATGCGGCCAAGATCACCGGCGCGCCGCTGGTCGTCACCGCGGGCAACCACAGCACCGACTTCCGCCACGAGGAGCCCAT
It encodes the following:
- a CDS encoding UbiA family prenyltransferase, with the translated sequence MALARNETGAGATARAFWSQIHPVFMTPPLAASLFGAILARSVEPTLAIVHVVAMFAAVYTAHVKDGYVDFHVRGEDDAHPLTERGCHVGLALSTAVFALCCLLLLVFVNWVAVALTLPTWVIAYHHAPQLDMHPVTATVGYPLGIALSLLGGFYVQAETIAAVPLGFALVFLLLLSGIKVIDDAQDYAYDRSIEKRTVAVTVGPHRAYAVAYGLMVTALLVVVGFAVARVFPPTAVFAALAFGAVALVARRAGPDIATMLLIRGSYVFLAVLVFAVWFEPLAWIG